In Pseudomonas sp. Leaf58, one DNA window encodes the following:
- a CDS encoding cytochrome D1 domain-containing protein, giving the protein MNKKTRPAYLGVVLGVALIGLGMAYEKLWCDPRELLQQPAQPQALHRLSRDGVTVEFEARPLAGGELQEGNFASIRFKVSDQTSGQPLSGMAPGAWIDPAQSAPVGDRDQSCKARVALFLKSSIGARPLLDLNSYFLLMLNKDASLTVIDPTVSVGGVTSTMARIDLPGQPMDWVATADDKQVFVSIPERGKVSVIDTETFTRVVDLDAGDQPLRVALQPDQHRLWVGNNSSDPAKGGVTVIDVPGRSTLKTFNTGSGHHEIAFSADSRFAYVSNRDSGTLSVIDIAEMRLAKTIKVGPHPLSVSYSALSQAVYVVDGQEGSVRVFDARNHTLRHTVQAQQGLGPMRFSSDGRYGIVLNTLENQALVIDASTDKLIHHIPVAAEPYQLTFTKGYAYVRGLASPKVSMINLASLGEGRAPIVQGFEAGPAAPRQAGDLPLAQGLSVSRDDNSVFVVNPVDNTTYFYAEGMNAPMSGYNNRGHQARAAIVVDRSLREVAPGVYGSTVKLPASGKFDVAFLLNQPQIIHCFSTDVVAAPNASKRKRAYAEFIGLDRPLSQHSAITARVRIVGDDGQPRLGLSDLSLRYFLAPTSMPRNLQLEEVGEGIYQAALSLPEAGAWYLHVQSPSLGRKFAEENYTSLRVLPAAASNASQTDVRNVR; this is encoded by the coding sequence ATGAATAAGAAGACTCGCCCTGCTTACTTGGGGGTAGTACTGGGGGTAGCGCTGATCGGCCTGGGCATGGCGTATGAAAAGCTCTGGTGCGATCCGCGGGAGCTGTTGCAGCAGCCTGCCCAGCCGCAGGCCCTGCACCGGCTCAGCCGGGACGGGGTAACCGTGGAGTTCGAGGCCCGGCCGCTGGCCGGCGGCGAGCTGCAGGAAGGCAACTTTGCCAGTATCCGCTTCAAGGTCAGCGACCAGACCAGCGGCCAGCCGCTGTCAGGCATGGCGCCGGGGGCGTGGATCGACCCGGCGCAGTCGGCCCCGGTGGGCGACCGCGACCAAAGCTGCAAAGCCCGTGTCGCGCTGTTTCTCAAAAGCAGCATCGGTGCCCGGCCATTGCTCGACCTGAACAGCTACTTCCTGTTGATGCTGAACAAGGACGCCAGCCTGACGGTAATCGACCCCACCGTGTCGGTGGGCGGCGTGACCAGCACCATGGCCCGCATCGACCTGCCTGGGCAGCCTATGGACTGGGTGGCCACCGCTGACGACAAGCAGGTGTTCGTGTCTATCCCCGAGCGAGGCAAGGTCTCGGTGATCGACACCGAAACCTTTACCCGCGTGGTCGACCTGGACGCCGGTGACCAGCCGCTGCGGGTGGCCCTGCAGCCGGACCAGCACCGGCTGTGGGTAGGCAACAACAGCAGCGACCCGGCCAAAGGCGGGGTAACCGTGATCGACGTGCCGGGGCGCAGCACTCTGAAAACCTTCAACACCGGCAGCGGGCACCACGAAATCGCTTTTAGCGCCGACTCGCGCTTTGCCTACGTGAGCAACCGCGACAGCGGTACCCTAAGCGTCATCGACATCGCGGAAATGCGCCTGGCCAAGACCATCAAGGTTGGCCCGCACCCGTTGTCGGTGAGCTATTCGGCGCTGTCCCAGGCGGTGTACGTGGTCGATGGCCAGGAGGGCAGCGTGCGCGTGTTCGATGCCCGCAACCACACCTTGCGTCACACCGTCCAGGCCCAGCAGGGTTTGGGGCCGATGCGCTTCAGCAGTGATGGCCGCTACGGCATTGTGCTCAATACCCTGGAGAACCAGGCCCTGGTGATCGATGCCAGTACCGACAAGCTGATCCACCATATTCCGGTGGCGGCCGAACCGTACCAGCTGACCTTCACCAAGGGCTATGCCTACGTGCGTGGCTTGGCGTCACCGAAGGTGAGCATGATCAACCTGGCCAGCCTGGGCGAAGGGCGCGCGCCGATCGTGCAGGGCTTCGAGGCCGGCCCGGCGGCGCCGCGCCAGGCTGGTGACCTGCCGCTGGCCCAAGGCTTGTCGGTGTCGCGCGATGACAATTCGGTGTTCGTAGTCAACCCGGTGGACAACACCACCTACTTCTACGCCGAAGGCATGAACGCGCCGATGTCCGGCTACAACAACCGGGGCCACCAGGCCCGCGCGGCCATCGTGGTCGACCGCAGCCTGCGCGAGGTGGCGCCTGGCGTGTACGGCTCGACGGTGAAGCTGCCGGCTTCCGGCAAGTTCGACGTGGCTTTCCTGCTTAACCAGCCGCAGATCATCCACTGCTTCAGCACCGATGTAGTCGCCGCGCCGAATGCCAGCAAGCGCAAGCGCGCCTATGCCGAGTTCATCGGCCTGGACCGGCCGTTGTCGCAGCACAGCGCCATTACCGCCCGGGTGCGTATCGTCGGCGACGACGGCCAGCCGCGCCTGGGCCTGAGTGACCTGAGCCTGCGCTATTTCCTGGCGCCTACCTCGATGCCGCGCAACCTGCAGCTGGAGGAGGTGGGTGAGGGCATCTACCAAGCGGCCTTGAGCCTGCCCGAAGCCGGCGCCTGGTACCTGCATGTGCAGTCGCCGTCGCTGGGGCGCAAGTTTGCCGAAGAAAACTACACCAGCCTGCGCGTCCTGCCGGCCGCAGCGTCCAACGCTTCCCAGACCGACGTGAGGAATGTGCGATGA
- a CDS encoding SCO family protein, producing MNHKHSFKLLALSLAFASNLALAHGGHDHNGHAEQPPAARQEKASVRFADVALLNQDGMPVRLEKDLVGDHLVVMGFIYTSCTTVCPVVSSIMGKVQQQLGGRVGDEIHLVSISVDPQRDDANRLQNYAKAFQKGPGWSWLTGTPYAITETLKGLGSFSADLSQHPPLILVGDGRSGHWTRYYGFTDPAVLIEEINRLSARRVHAKSTAIADHHEVQP from the coding sequence ATGAACCACAAGCATTCTTTCAAACTGCTGGCCCTGAGCCTGGCGTTTGCCAGCAACCTAGCCCTGGCCCACGGCGGCCACGACCACAACGGCCACGCCGAACAGCCGCCAGCGGCGCGCCAGGAAAAGGCCAGCGTGCGCTTTGCCGATGTGGCGCTGCTGAACCAGGACGGCATGCCAGTGCGCCTGGAAAAAGACCTGGTGGGCGACCACCTGGTGGTCATGGGCTTCATCTACACCAGCTGCACCACGGTGTGCCCGGTGGTGTCGTCGATCATGGGCAAGGTCCAGCAGCAACTGGGTGGGCGGGTAGGCGACGAGATTCACCTGGTGTCGATCAGCGTCGACCCGCAGCGCGATGACGCCAATCGCCTGCAAAACTACGCCAAGGCCTTCCAGAAGGGGCCGGGCTGGAGCTGGTTGACCGGCACCCCTTACGCAATCACCGAAACCCTCAAAGGCTTGGGCAGCTTCAGTGCCGACCTTAGCCAGCACCCGCCGCTGATCTTGGTGGGTGACGGGCGCAGCGGGCATTGGACGCGCTACTACGGCTTCACCGACCCGGCGGTACTGATTGAAGAAATCAACCGCCTCAGCGCCCGCCGGGTGCATGCCAAGAGCACGGCAATTGCCGACCATCACGAGGTGCAACCATGA
- a CDS encoding ABC transporter substrate-binding protein, which yields MGTMLALLASLVFAPSAFALDLTANEQAGKRLYREGVSSSDAQLLARVGASDMSVPASVLPCASCHGGDGRGRAEGGVRPPSLDWQRLALGQGQREANGRSYPAYTDSSLARAIQHGVDPAGNRLDPAMPRFELTLADQRNLTAYLKRLAQERDPGVEEGLLRLGTLLPASGPLGDAGQVVRAVLEDGLAQLNQQGGINGRRLELVVLDPGLDPASAERALQQLLEKERVFALISPMAPMLDQRLATLLAAHNVPLVGSTPRSGGSMQIFDPLPGLPTQLLSLAGHARAALGLAAGDLRVVYAGNEQAALAEQVRERLLQQGWAPPAIHAFDGQAVDGQGIVFLGRAQAFTALASVLQAAGRQPYLFAASSQVAGAVAQLPEPWSQRVFLAYPYVPEDWTEQGLATLAGLQQRQGLDPRQASLQVNTLCALRLLSEALKQTGRDTSREQLIAALEGLHDVSTGLTPALGFGPGRRQGMAGAHVVAVTLPGPHFTAVTPYRPLPDSP from the coding sequence ATGGGCACAATGCTGGCCCTGCTTGCTAGCCTGGTGTTTGCTCCTTCGGCCTTTGCCCTCGACCTCACCGCCAACGAGCAAGCCGGCAAGCGCCTGTACCGCGAGGGCGTTTCCAGCAGTGACGCGCAGTTGCTGGCGCGGGTCGGCGCCAGTGACATGAGCGTACCGGCCAGCGTGCTGCCCTGCGCCAGCTGCCACGGTGGCGATGGCCGTGGCCGTGCCGAGGGCGGCGTGCGCCCACCCAGCCTCGATTGGCAACGCCTGGCGTTGGGCCAGGGCCAGCGTGAGGCCAACGGCCGCAGCTACCCAGCCTACACCGACAGCAGCCTGGCGCGGGCCATTCAGCACGGCGTGGACCCGGCCGGCAACCGCCTGGACCCTGCCATGCCACGCTTCGAACTGACCCTGGCCGACCAGCGCAACCTAACCGCCTACCTCAAGCGCCTGGCCCAGGAGCGCGACCCCGGCGTAGAAGAGGGCTTACTGCGGCTGGGCACCTTGCTGCCCGCGTCCGGCCCGTTGGGCGATGCCGGGCAGGTGGTGCGTGCGGTGCTGGAAGACGGCCTGGCGCAGTTGAACCAACAGGGTGGCATTAATGGACGGCGCCTGGAACTGGTGGTACTCGACCCAGGCTTGGACCCGGCCAGCGCCGAACGTGCCCTGCAGCAGTTGTTGGAAAAGGAGCGGGTGTTCGCCCTGATCTCGCCAATGGCGCCGATGCTCGACCAGCGCCTGGCGACCTTGCTGGCAGCGCACAATGTCCCCCTCGTCGGCAGCACCCCGCGCAGCGGCGGCAGCATGCAGATTTTCGACCCATTGCCTGGCTTGCCCACACAATTGCTGAGCCTGGCAGGCCATGCCCGTGCGGCGCTGGGCCTGGCAGCGGGCGACCTGCGGGTGGTGTATGCCGGCAATGAGCAGGCGGCGCTTGCCGAACAGGTGCGCGAACGCTTGCTCCAGCAGGGCTGGGCACCACCCGCCATCCACGCCTTCGATGGCCAGGCTGTAGACGGGCAGGGCATTGTCTTTCTCGGCCGCGCCCAGGCCTTTACCGCCTTGGCCTCGGTGTTACAGGCAGCTGGCCGCCAACCCTATTTGTTCGCGGCTTCCAGCCAGGTGGCCGGGGCTGTGGCGCAGTTGCCCGAGCCGTGGTCGCAACGGGTGTTTCTGGCTTACCCCTACGTGCCCGAAGACTGGACCGAGCAGGGCTTGGCGACCCTGGCCGGCCTGCAGCAGCGCCAGGGCCTTGACCCACGCCAGGCGTCATTGCAGGTCAACACCTTGTGTGCCCTACGCCTGTTGAGCGAAGCACTGAAGCAGACGGGCCGTGACACCAGCCGCGAGCAGCTGATTGCTGCGCTGGAAGGCCTGCATGATGTGTCCACCGGCCTGACCCCGGCGTTGGGCTTCGGCCCTGGGCGCCGGCAGGGCATGGCCGGAGCCCACGTGGTGGCGGTGACCCTGCCCGGGCCGCACTTCACCGCAGTCACCCCATACCGGCCGCTGCCGGACAGCCCTTGA
- a CDS encoding SCO family protein has translation MSTVTSRRTSMRGFDWLMLGGCLWILASVAFAHEGHAPQAPAPQPAPQAMTSGGGTRDAQTWFTDTVLKDQNGRELRFYSDVLKDKVVMLNVIFTHCTDACPLITRKLREVREAMGPELASQVTFVSISSDPLNDTPEALKAFAEKQGVAGPNWLFLTGDKANVDLVLGRIGQFLPSPEQHSTQLIAGDVAGKRWSKIRPDAPPAAIAQRMQLLTQPLAGR, from the coding sequence ATGAGTACTGTAACCTCACGCCGCACCAGCATGCGTGGTTTTGACTGGCTGATGCTGGGCGGCTGCTTGTGGATCCTCGCCTCGGTGGCGTTCGCCCACGAAGGCCATGCCCCGCAAGCCCCAGCGCCGCAGCCGGCACCGCAGGCGATGACCAGTGGCGGCGGCACCCGCGATGCCCAAACCTGGTTCACCGACACCGTGCTCAAGGACCAGAACGGCCGCGAGCTGCGCTTTTACAGCGACGTGCTCAAGGACAAGGTGGTGATGCTCAACGTGATCTTCACCCACTGCACCGACGCCTGCCCGCTGATTACCCGCAAATTGCGCGAAGTGCGCGAGGCCATGGGGCCAGAGTTGGCCAGCCAGGTGACCTTCGTGTCGATCAGCAGTGACCCGCTGAACGATACCCCCGAGGCGCTGAAGGCATTTGCCGAGAAACAGGGGGTGGCTGGGCCGAACTGGCTGTTCCTGACCGGTGACAAGGCCAATGTCGACCTGGTGCTAGGCCGTATCGGTCAGTTCCTGCCCAGCCCCGAGCAGCACTCGACGCAACTGATTGCCGGTGACGTGGCGGGCAAGCGCTGGAGCAAGATCCGCCCGGATGCACCGCCCGCAGCGATTGCCCAGCGCATGCAGCTGCTGACTCAGCCACTGGCAGGGCGGTGA
- a CDS encoding SurA N-terminal domain-containing protein — translation MRIVLLCLLLALAPASWADLPAARVNGVEIDLMRLERYFSEYLQAQGRAVTSIRNPALYKRLRDQALDELIDKELLWQEAQRRGIAISDEQVSAHVGDVEAAFGSPAIFERRLAEAGFDRAQYADYTRHEMAAQQVYAELSAVDPPSQAQVQAFYQANRESLQGAQNHSDNPSVIPQQGLVLARARLIAQLQGQARQSVRQRLRESATVEIAD, via the coding sequence ATGCGAATTGTGTTGCTGTGCCTGTTGCTGGCGCTAGCCCCAGCGAGCTGGGCCGATTTGCCAGCGGCGCGGGTCAATGGCGTGGAAATTGACCTGATGCGCCTGGAGCGCTATTTCAGCGAATACCTGCAGGCCCAGGGCCGCGCAGTGACCAGCATCCGCAACCCAGCCCTGTACAAGCGCCTGCGCGACCAGGCGCTGGACGAGCTGATCGACAAGGAGCTGTTGTGGCAGGAAGCCCAGCGCCGGGGCATCGCCATCAGCGATGAACAGGTGTCGGCCCATGTGGGCGACGTGGAGGCCGCATTCGGCAGCCCGGCAATTTTCGAGCGGCGGCTGGCAGAGGCGGGTTTCGATCGGGCACAGTACGCCGACTACACCCGGCATGAGATGGCCGCCCAGCAGGTGTATGCTGAACTGAGCGCAGTTGACCCGCCCAGCCAGGCGCAAGTGCAGGCCTTTTACCAGGCCAACCGTGAATCACTGCAAGGAGCGCAGAACCATAGTGATAATCCTTCGGTCATACCCCAACAGGGTCTGGTCCTGGCCAGGGCCAGGCTCATTGCGCAGTTACAGGGGCAGGCGCGCCAGTCCGTGCGCCAACGTTTGCGCGAATCGGCTACAGTGGAAATCGCCGACTAG
- the mnxG gene encoding manganese-oxidizing multicopper oxidase MnxG — translation MSTPRKGPILSSLVLALLGWESTSEAAVQCQRTLVANVVALDQPMMFNRLGAQNANGMMFALREDVVDDKRVPLSRGGAAVPGKVTLRPDKRPRPIVLRVAAGDCLTVNLTNLLDYKANPNKHGIEAEEPEGEEEGPELENQAAEGFVADEQVAERMVGFQVNGMQAVNSIADISAYTGRNGNFFVSPGSTRSYTLYAEREGAFAATSKAATFGGEGTAGNVANGLFGQVVVVPKLGRTYRNTLTEEEMRLATTGRTATGQPVIDYEARYPQVEPWITEGKAGKPIIAMVNGNEIINSETDAIVMGPNPDGSFPKSTYPLENMGKRNPALPNRLEAFRDFASQFADEVAGTQAFPGYWADPVMGHVLEPTRDSFMINYGSGGMGAEVVANRLGVGPMHDCLSCAYEEFFLSAHTVGDVGTLVDVPANVGLEHIRPGEVPPASAVGVKASMALYPAEPANVHHSYIGDFTKFRNTHNGHEQHIFHLHGHQWLFNPNDDNSDYIDAQGIGAGVGYTYEIANGGSGNRNRVAGDAIYHCHFYPHFAQGMWAMWRVHDVFEEGTRLEVSGQGENGFHSTPFALRSGKPAVGARALPDGEIVAGTPIPAIVPLPGKAMAPMPGKVVVVPKLSETLVAANDDDDHEDEEEGDDDHANQAPVRKAIGSLALVDRTDANRNADGTLKNPGYPFWIGGMESSVGNRPPTPPLDMLDPAMARQLKESGKALWANLDPNQVDGWDGGLGRHALDGMSAGGEAETITTKLDFTKVVNKAKPIYLPEEGTDVEQAAMQFHAMAEHPSFALIPGSEPVAKAFRTNGALPTAGAPFYEPCMDDRGKRLTQASGVGEFFSGESAAGLNFRGASAFTADRPRIYKGANIQFDAVYNKVGYHFPQARIIALWEDAWPVITKQRPPEPLVMRMNTFDCTMYQHTNLIPNIYEMDDYQVRTPTDVIGQHIHLPKWDLTAADGSANGWNYEDGILSPGSVVERIRAIRTYNGCTEGDTRDGTAACPQAKQHPYFGRFGRADWLGARTAMQRWFADPLVNVHNVDRGLGTIFTHDHLGPSTHQQLGLYATVLAEPANSTWYHAETGEQLYNPATRQDGGPTSWQAVIQTGDHDGDGKNDSYREFFLEYSDFQHAYEAGVYVGAGPDGVPNAQSYPATADSFRYAINPPVRGKASNLLEAIVEERGGINPGCPSRPCPQAISVDDPGMFVVNYRNEPLALRVFDPNKVGPDGKRGMQADGLAGDLSYALQTRTDRAIPAMNLAPSAITSAVGPTGGTTLFPPHINKAGSEPGDPFTPMLRTYSGDNVRLRMHAGGHEEEHNVTLHGVKWLQNGTGYGNSSNSGWKSSQMIGISEQLGFMAPVSMISSSAATNGDYLYSLDAALEGYWNGIWGIMRNYTAQRPDLFPLPNNPQPVAMRNTVNFDGICPKTTANPNGIGSRTTVKRNYDIVAALANDILENRNGVSINDPAGIGQHVGGALKATGGTLVFNSRKTAIPLVSGVDPEDGEPFTIGGHSAPLHDPTAILYVRKADLDATTGKLKAGVPVEPLVLRANAGDCISITLENRLPLVMPDLPSTAVMHNVVKRDRFGSEGSTAFANNLMRPSSHVGLHAQLLAYDITKSDGANVGLNPVQTVAPRAGTSGAYPTRTYQYYAGHLEREGKPVSQLGRTVDNINTTAIEFGGLNLTPSDFIKQPQKGLVGAMSILPQTATWTEDTATRAQATVKVSGQPDYRDFVTVWQRALNMRWADGRPVEGINTEGNGAAGDPQDNGNMAVNYKTEPLWLRFGMAPDSPFGRAAGLGFGDVPNAHMAYANALVGGDPQTPVLYAKPGQPVRNHIVMPSGGSRGMVYQLDGHVWPLHNYQAEKSDVDGYPLSLPGIGSVRFGYNPMAMYIGAQESVLPAAHFSFMLPSAGGANAVMGDYLFRDYAAYGNLSGLWGILRVTNEAPPATAPAQ, via the coding sequence ACCAAGCCGCCGAAGGCTTTGTTGCCGATGAGCAAGTGGCCGAGCGCATGGTCGGCTTCCAGGTCAACGGCATGCAGGCGGTCAACAGCATCGCCGACATCTCCGCCTACACCGGGCGTAACGGCAACTTCTTCGTCAGCCCCGGCAGCACCCGCAGCTATACCCTGTACGCCGAGCGCGAGGGCGCGTTCGCTGCCACCAGCAAGGCTGCCACCTTCGGCGGCGAGGGCACGGCGGGCAACGTCGCCAACGGCCTGTTCGGCCAAGTGGTGGTGGTGCCCAAGCTCGGCCGCACCTACCGCAACACCCTCACCGAAGAAGAAATGCGCCTGGCCACCACCGGCCGCACTGCTACCGGCCAGCCAGTGATCGACTACGAAGCCCGCTACCCGCAAGTGGAGCCGTGGATCACCGAGGGCAAGGCCGGCAAGCCGATCATTGCCATGGTCAACGGCAACGAAATCATCAACAGCGAAACCGATGCCATCGTCATGGGCCCCAACCCCGACGGCAGCTTCCCCAAATCCACCTACCCGCTGGAAAACATGGGCAAGCGCAACCCGGCGCTGCCCAACCGCCTGGAGGCGTTCCGCGACTTCGCCTCGCAGTTCGCTGACGAAGTCGCCGGCACCCAGGCGTTCCCTGGCTACTGGGCCGACCCGGTGATGGGCCATGTGCTGGAACCCACTCGCGACTCGTTCATGATCAACTACGGTTCTGGTGGCATGGGCGCCGAAGTGGTCGCCAACCGCCTGGGCGTGGGCCCGATGCACGACTGCCTGTCGTGCGCCTACGAAGAGTTCTTCCTCAGTGCACACACCGTCGGCGACGTCGGCACCCTGGTGGATGTGCCGGCCAACGTCGGCCTCGAGCACATTCGCCCCGGCGAGGTGCCACCGGCCAGCGCCGTCGGGGTCAAGGCCAGCATGGCCCTGTACCCGGCCGAGCCTGCCAACGTGCACCACAGCTACATCGGCGACTTCACCAAGTTCCGCAATACTCACAACGGCCATGAGCAGCACATCTTCCACCTGCATGGCCACCAGTGGTTGTTCAACCCCAATGACGACAACTCCGACTACATCGATGCCCAAGGCATCGGTGCCGGTGTGGGTTACACCTACGAAATCGCCAACGGCGGCTCGGGCAACCGCAACCGGGTGGCGGGCGACGCCATCTACCACTGCCACTTCTACCCGCACTTCGCCCAAGGCATGTGGGCCATGTGGCGGGTGCATGACGTGTTCGAGGAAGGCACCCGCCTAGAGGTGAGCGGGCAGGGCGAGAATGGCTTCCACAGCACCCCGTTCGCCTTGCGCAGCGGTAAACCGGCGGTTGGCGCCCGGGCGCTGCCCGATGGCGAGATCGTTGCCGGTACGCCGATCCCGGCCATCGTGCCGCTGCCCGGCAAGGCCATGGCGCCGATGCCAGGCAAGGTAGTGGTGGTACCGAAGCTCTCCGAAACGCTGGTCGCCGCCAATGATGACGATGACCACGAGGACGAAGAGGAAGGTGATGACGACCACGCCAACCAGGCGCCGGTGCGCAAGGCCATCGGCTCGCTGGCGCTGGTCGACCGTACCGACGCCAACCGCAACGCAGACGGCACCCTGAAAAACCCAGGCTACCCGTTCTGGATTGGCGGCATGGAAAGCAGCGTGGGCAACCGCCCACCCACCCCGCCACTGGACATGCTCGACCCGGCCATGGCGCGGCAGCTAAAAGAAAGCGGCAAGGCGCTGTGGGCCAACCTCGACCCGAACCAGGTCGACGGCTGGGACGGCGGCCTGGGCCGGCATGCGCTGGATGGCATGTCCGCCGGCGGCGAAGCGGAAACCATTACCACCAAGCTGGACTTCACCAAGGTGGTGAACAAGGCCAAGCCGATCTACCTGCCGGAAGAGGGCACTGATGTCGAGCAGGCGGCCATGCAATTCCACGCCATGGCCGAACACCCAAGTTTTGCCCTGATCCCTGGCAGCGAGCCGGTAGCCAAGGCGTTCCGCACCAACGGCGCCTTGCCCACTGCCGGCGCGCCGTTCTACGAGCCGTGCATGGATGACCGCGGCAAACGCCTGACCCAGGCTTCGGGGGTAGGCGAGTTCTTCAGTGGCGAGAGCGCGGCAGGCCTGAACTTCCGTGGCGCCTCGGCCTTCACCGCCGACCGCCCACGCATCTACAAGGGCGCCAACATCCAGTTCGATGCGGTATACAACAAGGTCGGCTACCACTTCCCGCAAGCGCGCATCATCGCCCTGTGGGAAGACGCCTGGCCGGTGATCACCAAGCAGCGCCCGCCTGAGCCGCTGGTGATGCGCATGAACACCTTCGACTGCACCATGTACCAGCACACCAACCTGATCCCGAACATCTATGAGATGGACGACTACCAGGTGCGCACCCCAACCGACGTCATCGGCCAGCACATCCACCTGCCCAAGTGGGACCTGACCGCCGCTGACGGCTCGGCCAACGGCTGGAACTACGAAGACGGTATTCTCTCGCCCGGCAGCGTGGTCGAGCGGATACGTGCCATTCGTACCTACAACGGCTGCACCGAAGGGGACACCCGCGACGGCACCGCTGCTTGCCCGCAAGCCAAGCAGCACCCGTACTTTGGTCGCTTCGGTCGGGCCGACTGGCTGGGCGCGCGCACCGCCATGCAGCGCTGGTTCGCCGACCCGCTGGTCAACGTGCACAACGTCGACCGTGGCCTGGGCACCATTTTCACCCATGACCACCTTGGCCCATCGACCCACCAGCAACTGGGGCTGTATGCCACCGTGCTGGCCGAACCGGCCAACTCCACCTGGTACCACGCCGAAACCGGCGAGCAGCTGTACAACCCGGCCACGCGCCAGGATGGCGGCCCAACCTCGTGGCAGGCGGTGATCCAGACTGGCGACCACGATGGCGACGGCAAGAACGACAGCTACCGTGAGTTCTTCCTGGAGTACAGCGACTTCCAGCATGCCTATGAAGCCGGGGTGTACGTAGGTGCCGGGCCGGACGGCGTGCCTAATGCGCAGTCGTACCCGGCCACTGCCGACAGCTTCCGCTACGCCATCAACCCGCCGGTGCGCGGCAAGGCGTCGAACCTGCTGGAGGCCATTGTCGAGGAACGTGGCGGCATCAACCCCGGCTGCCCAAGCCGGCCTTGCCCGCAAGCGATCTCGGTGGATGACCCAGGCATGTTCGTCGTCAACTACCGCAACGAGCCACTGGCCCTGCGCGTGTTCGACCCCAACAAGGTCGGCCCCGACGGCAAGCGTGGCATGCAGGCCGACGGCCTGGCCGGCGACCTCAGCTATGCCCTGCAAACCCGTACCGACCGCGCCATCCCGGCGATGAACCTGGCGCCTTCGGCGATCACCTCGGCGGTCGGCCCAACCGGTGGCACCACGTTGTTCCCACCGCACATCAACAAGGCCGGCAGCGAACCGGGCGACCCGTTCACGCCGATGCTGCGCACTTACTCCGGTGACAACGTGCGCCTGCGCATGCACGCCGGTGGCCATGAAGAGGAGCACAACGTCACCCTGCACGGCGTGAAGTGGCTGCAAAACGGGACTGGCTACGGCAACAGTTCCAACTCGGGCTGGAAGTCGTCGCAGATGATCGGTATTTCCGAGCAGCTGGGCTTCATGGCACCGGTGTCGATGATCTCCAGTTCGGCCGCCACCAACGGCGACTACCTGTACTCGCTGGACGCCGCCCTGGAAGGCTACTGGAACGGCATTTGGGGCATCATGCGCAACTACACCGCGCAACGTCCCGACCTGTTCCCACTGCCCAACAACCCGCAGCCGGTGGCCATGCGCAACACCGTGAACTTTGATGGCATCTGCCCGAAAACCACGGCCAACCCCAACGGCATCGGCAGCCGCACCACGGTCAAGCGCAACTACGACATCGTCGCGGCGCTGGCCAACGACATCCTTGAAAACCGCAACGGCGTCAGCATCAACGACCCGGCCGGTATCGGCCAGCATGTTGGCGGTGCGCTGAAGGCCACTGGCGGCACCTTGGTGTTCAACAGCCGCAAGACCGCCATCCCGCTGGTAAGTGGGGTAGACCCCGAAGATGGTGAACCCTTCACCATCGGTGGCCACAGCGCGCCGCTGCACGACCCGACTGCGATCCTGTACGTGCGCAAGGCGGACCTGGATGCCACCACCGGCAAGCTCAAGGCGGGTGTCCCGGTAGAGCCACTGGTACTGCGTGCCAACGCTGGCGACTGTATCAGCATTACCCTGGAAAACCGCCTGCCCCTGGTGATGCCAGACCTGCCGAGCACGGCGGTAATGCACAACGTGGTCAAGCGCGACCGGTTCGGCAGCGAGGGCTCCACCGCCTTTGCCAACAACTTGATGCGCCCATCCAGCCACGTGGGCCTGCATGCGCAACTGCTGGCCTATGACATCACCAAGTCCGACGGCGCCAACGTTGGCTTGAACCCGGTGCAAACCGTAGCACCGCGTGCCGGTACCAGCGGCGCCTACCCAACCCGCACCTACCAGTACTATGCCGGCCACCTGGAACGTGAAGGCAAACCGGTGTCGCAGCTGGGCCGTACGGTGGACAACATCAACACCACGGCCATCGAGTTCGGCGGCCTCAACCTGACCCCGTCGGACTTCATCAAGCAGCCGCAAAAAGGCCTGGTGGGAGCCATGAGCATCCTGCCGCAAACCGCCACCTGGACCGAAGACACGGCGACCCGTGCCCAGGCCACGGTCAAGGTCAGCGGCCAACCGGACTACCGCGACTTCGTCACGGTGTGGCAGCGTGCGCTGAACATGCGCTGGGCCGATGGCCGCCCGGTTGAGGGCATCAACACCGAAGGCAATGGCGCTGCCGGCGACCCGCAGGACAACGGCAACATGGCGGTCAACTACAAGACCGAGCCGCTGTGGCTGCGCTTCGGCATGGCCCCCGACTCGCCATTCGGCCGTGCCGCAGGCCTGGGCTTTGGCGATGTACCCAATGCCCACATGGCCTACGCCAACGCCCTGGTTGGTGGCGACCCGCAAACCCCAGTGCTGTACGCCAAGCCTGGGCAACCGGTGCGCAACCATATCGTGATGCCCAGTGGTGGCAGCCGCGGCATGGTCTACCAACTGGACGGCCATGTGTGGCCTCTGCACAACTACCAGGCCGAGAAGAGCGACGTGGACGGCTACCCGCTGAGCCTGCCTGGTATCGGCTCGGTGCGCTTCGGCTACAACCCGATGGCCATGTACATCGGTGCCCAGGAAAGCGTGCTGCCGGCGGCGCACTTCAGCTTCATGCTGCCCAGTGCCGGGGGCGCCAACGCGGTGATGGGTGACTACCTGTTCCGCGACTACGCCGCCTACGGCAACCTCTCGGGGCTGTGGGGGATTTTGCGGGTGACCAACGAAGCGCCGCCGGCAACCGCCCCGGCGCAGTGA